A genomic stretch from Tenrec ecaudatus isolate mTenEca1 chromosome 17, mTenEca1.hap1, whole genome shotgun sequence includes:
- the CLEC4F gene encoding C-type lectin domain family 4 member F, whose protein sequence is MKEAAANGTHASFCTDSQCVSLHPRGMESAAATPAAPKVPRLAQAMLAFVAMTLVFFLAALFVVAEDPSLQPFQAAVGGDNITGSCPFDSCVHFHHPGPYPSRVAAVQEALQMLKVQMENTSTWRVEIQMLKCSVDNVSSQIQMLSGHLEHANADIQMVKGELTDASTLSVQTQKLRSSLDGANAEIQRLKGELEKTNALNSQTQSFLKSSSESTSLELHTLSRGLENASTDIQMLKAGLEMANAQTLLANSSLKDVSAQIILLRGDLNSVEALRTQSQTFRTTLERATAEILKLKGGLQSAGAANSQTQTLVRGSLEKTSAEIQVLKGNLERAGGEIQVMRTDLERATAQGQMANSSLKQINAEVQALKAELKVANALNSQMPVLNENLKNANKEIQVLKRGLQDGAALKTQVQTLGGSLQKANAEIQRLQGDLQNTRTLTTRIQEKQNQLETLRSGFASLEQLQRTQNELLKLILNGWKVYNRHLYYFSDDKKSWHGAEQFCVSQGAHLASVTSAGEQKFLTMSTSTSYHWIGLTDRGREGSWRWVDGTPFNAAQSTGFWGPNQPDNWKHNNGQTEDCVHVEKKWNDMDCDTPYQWVCKKPVGQGLA, encoded by the exons ATGAAGGAAGCAGCGGCGAATGGTACCCACGCCTCTTTCTGCACAGACAGCCAGTGTGTCTCCCTGCATCCCAGAG GTATGGAGTCAGCAGCAGCAACCCCTGCAGCCCCCAAGGTGCCGAGACTTGCCCAGGCCATGCTGGCCTTTGTGGCTATGACCTTGGTCTTCTTCCTTGCGGCTCTCTTTGTTGTCG CTGAGGATCCTTCACTCCAACCCTTTCAAGCTGCCGTTGGGGGAGACAACATCACCGGCTC GTGCCCTTTTGACAGCTGTGTCCATTTCCACCATCCAGGTCCCTACCCTTCTAGGGTGGCAGCGGTGCAAGAGGCTCTTCAGATGTTGAAAGTTCAGATGGAGAACACCAGCACCTGGCGTGTGGAGATCCAGATGTTGAAGTGCAGTGTGGACAATGTCAGTTCTCAGATCCAGATGCTCAGCGGCCACCTGGAACACGCCAATGCCGACATTCAGATGGTAAAGGGAGAGCTAACTGATGCCAGTACTTTGAGTGTCCAGACCCAGAAGTTAAGGAGCTCTTTGGATGGGGCCAATGCTGAGATACAGAGGCTCAAAGGAGAATTGGAAAAGACAAATGCTCTGAACTCCCAGACTCAGAGTTTCTTAAAAAGCAGCTCTGAGAGCACCAGCCTTGAGCTCCACACACTAAGCAGAGGCTTAGAAAATGCCAGCACGGACATTCAGATGTTAAAAGCAGGCTTGGAGATGGCAAATGCCCAGACGCTGTTGGCAAACAGTAGTTTGAAGGATGTCAGTGCTCAGATCATCCTTCTGAGAGGCGATCTGAACAGCGTCGAGGCCTTAAGGACCCAGAGCCAGACTTTCAGAACTACTTTGGAAAGGGCCACTGCAGAGATCCTGAAGCTGAAGGGAGGGCTGCAGAGCGCAGGTGCAGCCAATTCCCAGACCCAGACCTTGGTGAGGGGCAGCCTGGAGaagaccagtgctgagatccAGGTACTCAAAGGCAACTTGGAAAGGGCTGGCGGTGAGATTCAGGTGATGAGAACGGATTTGGAGAGGGCCACGGCCCAGGGCCAAATGGCCAACAGCAGCCTGAAGCAGATAAACGCTGAG GTCCAGGCATTAAAAGCAGAATTGAAAGTTGCCAATGCTTTGAATTCTCAGATGCCAGTGTTAAATGAGAACTTGAAAAATGCCAACAAAGAGATACAGGTCTTAAAACGAGGGCTGCAGGACGGTGCAGCCTTGAAGACTCAGGTCCAGACCTTGGGGGGCAGCCTGCAGAAGGCCAATGCTGAGATCCAGAGGCTCCAAGGTGACTTACAGAACACCAGGACTCTCACTACCCGAATCCAGGAGAAGCAGAACCAGTTGGAGACACTGCGCTCGGGTTTTGCGTCCTTGGAGCAGCTGCAAAGGACGCAGA ATGAACTGCTCAAGCTGATCCTGAACGGCTGGAAGGTCTACAATAGACATTTGTATTACTTTTCCGATGATAAGAAGTCTTGGCATGGGGCTGAGCAGTTCTGTGTGTCCCAGGGAGCCCACCTGGCTTCGGTGACATCTGCAGGGGAGCAG AAATTTCTGACAATGTCAACGAGCACCTCTTACCACTGGATCGGCCTCACAGACAGGGGCAGAGAGGGTTCCTGGCGCTGGGTGGATGGGACACCGTTCAATGCTGCCCAGAGTACAGG GTTTTGGGGTCCGAATCAGCCGGATAACTGGAAACATAATAATGGGCAGACTGAGGACTGTGTCCATGTGGAGAAGAAGTGGAATGACATGGACTGTGACACACCCTACCAATGGGTCTGCAAGAAGCCTGTGGGGCAGGGGCTGGCCTGA